One window of the Chitinophaga niabensis genome contains the following:
- a CDS encoding heavy metal translocating P-type ATPase, whose protein sequence is METISCRVKGMNCSSCALTISKYLEKKGMEDVAISVATEELSFNVPQGTDAGDVINGINNLGYEVILPNQGAKKRPVYTTLTFKFIFCAIFTAPLLLHMWVNWHWLHNAWVQLALTTPVYLVGMAHFGRSAFRSLRNGMANMDVLITIGATAAFAYSLTGTLQHLGADYLFYETTAAILTLVFLGNLLEERSVKSTTTAIAELAKMQHTMARRIHTNAEGVEHIDEVDNNDLRTGDRVLVNTGDKIPMDGTIYWGSGHVNESMITGESEPVAKNEKDKVIGGTILEDGSLKMYITAIGKDTVLSYIIDLVKQAQSNKPPMQKLADKISAIFVPLVLGIALVTFLVWYFVGNTTLDVAIMRSVAVLVIACPCAMGLATPAAVMVGLGRAARNGILIKGANTLEMFRNIRQIVFDKTGTLTTGKLQLGAWKAIDMDETVFRSTVLSLEKFSSHPIARSITALWKGLPEVALQQIREQKGIGMKAVDKEGDEWQLGSYIMAKNATTDDAHNIYLLKNGVLAGWIDFIDELRPEAKNVIEQLKQHGIRTILLSGDMKRKCEQIAKELGIDEVYAEQSPQQKLNKIDGLMQTAPTAMIGDGINDAPALAKASIGISLSDSTQVAMQSANVILLNNHLGALPLAMGLGKHTYLTIKQNLFWAFIYNVVAIPVAALGYLNPIIGALIMGLSDVVLAINSVRLRFKKVL, encoded by the coding sequence ATGGAAACGATCAGTTGTAGAGTAAAAGGAATGAACTGTTCCAGCTGTGCGCTTACCATCTCCAAATACCTGGAAAAAAAAGGCATGGAAGATGTAGCCATCAGCGTGGCTACGGAAGAGCTGAGCTTTAATGTGCCCCAGGGTACAGATGCAGGGGATGTGATCAACGGGATCAATAACCTGGGGTATGAGGTGATCCTTCCCAACCAGGGGGCCAAAAAGCGCCCCGTGTATACTACACTTACTTTTAAATTCATATTCTGCGCCATCTTCACAGCCCCTTTGCTGTTGCATATGTGGGTGAACTGGCACTGGCTGCATAATGCATGGGTACAATTAGCTTTAACCACGCCGGTATACCTGGTAGGCATGGCGCATTTTGGCCGCAGCGCTTTCCGCTCCCTGCGGAACGGGATGGCCAATATGGATGTACTCATCACTATCGGGGCTACGGCAGCATTTGCCTACAGCCTTACCGGTACATTGCAGCATCTGGGAGCAGACTACCTCTTTTATGAAACCACGGCAGCCATCCTTACCCTTGTTTTTCTGGGTAACCTGCTGGAGGAAAGGTCTGTTAAATCTACCACCACGGCCATTGCGGAACTGGCAAAGATGCAGCATACCATGGCCCGCCGTATTCATACCAATGCGGAAGGAGTGGAGCATATAGATGAAGTGGACAATAATGACCTCCGCACGGGAGACCGGGTATTGGTGAATACCGGAGATAAAATTCCCATGGATGGTACCATTTACTGGGGCAGCGGGCATGTGAATGAATCTATGATCACCGGGGAAAGCGAGCCGGTGGCTAAAAATGAAAAGGACAAAGTAATAGGCGGCACTATCCTGGAAGATGGCAGCCTCAAAATGTATATCACCGCCATTGGCAAGGATACGGTGCTCTCTTATATTATTGACCTGGTAAAACAGGCCCAGAGCAATAAACCGCCCATGCAGAAACTGGCGGATAAGATCAGCGCCATTTTTGTACCCCTGGTGCTGGGAATTGCATTGGTCACTTTCCTGGTCTGGTACTTTGTTGGAAACACTACGCTGGATGTTGCCATCATGCGAAGTGTAGCCGTGTTGGTTATTGCCTGCCCCTGTGCAATGGGATTGGCTACACCGGCGGCTGTAATGGTAGGTCTTGGCCGTGCCGCAAGAAACGGCATCCTTATAAAAGGAGCAAATACGCTGGAAATGTTCCGCAACATCCGCCAGATCGTATTTGATAAAACAGGTACACTTACTACGGGTAAACTGCAATTAGGAGCATGGAAAGCGATCGATATGGACGAAACGGTCTTTAGATCTACTGTACTGAGCCTGGAAAAATTCTCTTCCCATCCTATTGCCCGTTCCATTACTGCTTTATGGAAAGGCCTGCCGGAAGTGGCTTTGCAGCAGATCAGAGAACAGAAGGGCATTGGTATGAAAGCCGTGGATAAAGAGGGGGACGAATGGCAGCTGGGCTCTTATATCATGGCAAAGAACGCTACAACAGACGATGCACATAACATCTACCTGTTGAAGAATGGTGTGCTGGCAGGCTGGATAGATTTCATTGACGAACTGCGCCCTGAAGCAAAGAATGTAATTGAACAGCTGAAACAGCATGGCATCCGCACCATCCTGCTCAGCGGTGACATGAAACGCAAATGTGAACAGATCGCGAAAGAGTTGGGTATTGATGAAGTATATGCGGAACAGTCGCCACAGCAAAAGCTGAATAAAATAGACGGCCTCATGCAAACAGCTCCTACCGCTATGATAGGAGATGGCATCAATGATGCACCTGCACTAGCCAAAGCCAGCATTGGTATTTCCCTCAGCGATTCCACACAAGTGGCCATGCAAAGTGCCAATGTGATATTGCTGAACAACCATCTCGGGGCTTTGCCATTGGCGATGGGCCTGGGTAAACATACCTATCTTACCATCAAACAAAACCTCTTCTGGGCATTTATATACAATGTGGTGGCCATTCCTGTGGCAGCCCTAGGATACCTCAATCCCATCATCGGCGCCCTCATTATGGGATTATCTGATGTGGTACTGGCTATTAACTCCGTACGTTTGAGATTTAAAAAAGTGCTGTAA
- a CDS encoding undecaprenyl-diphosphate phosphatase, with protein sequence MSTTEAIIIAIVEGLTEFIPVSSTGHMIIVSSLMGINKDEFTKLFEVCVQLGAILAVVVLYWKKFFNFSKPAFYFKLFLGVLPALILGYLFGDQIDSMLEKPEVVGLALLLGGIVLLFVDKWFQNPTIDSDEKMDYFKAIRIGFYQCIALIPGVSRSAATIIGGMQQKLTRHAAAEFSFFLAVPTMAAATGYKILKHHDLLLSSSENIKLLLIGNVVAFIVAMLAIKFFIGALQKYGFKIWGYYRIIVGVIILVGFFAGYKMSV encoded by the coding sequence ATGAGCACAACAGAAGCCATTATCATTGCGATAGTAGAAGGATTAACGGAATTTATCCCGGTGTCTTCCACCGGGCATATGATCATTGTCAGCAGCCTGATGGGCATCAATAAAGACGAATTCACCAAATTATTTGAAGTGTGCGTGCAGCTGGGAGCCATCCTGGCGGTGGTAGTACTTTACTGGAAAAAGTTCTTCAACTTCAGCAAACCTGCTTTCTATTTTAAATTGTTCCTGGGTGTTTTACCCGCATTGATCCTGGGTTACCTGTTCGGGGACCAGATAGATAGTATGCTCGAAAAGCCGGAGGTAGTAGGGCTGGCCCTGTTGCTGGGAGGGATTGTGCTGCTGTTCGTGGATAAATGGTTCCAGAACCCTACCATCGATTCAGATGAAAAGATGGATTATTTCAAGGCTATCCGCATTGGTTTCTATCAGTGTATTGCATTAATCCCAGGCGTTAGCAGAAGTGCAGCCACTATTATTGGTGGTATGCAGCAAAAACTTACCCGCCATGCCGCGGCAGAATTTTCCTTTTTCCTGGCCGTACCTACCATGGCAGCTGCCACAGGGTATAAGATATTAAAACACCACGACCTGCTGCTGAGTTCCAGCGAGAATATCAAACTCCTGCTGATCGGCAATGTGGTGGCATTTATTGTAGCCATGCTGGCTATCAAGTTCTTCATCGGTGCTTTACAGAAATACGGATTTAAAATCTGGGGTTATTACCGCATTATAGTAGGTGTTATCATCCTAGTGGGCTTTTTTGCCGGCTATAAAATGAGCGTATAG
- the tsaE gene encoding tRNA (adenosine(37)-N6)-threonylcarbamoyltransferase complex ATPase subunit type 1 TsaE: protein MRLTFSHAELAQTAERFWETFPRQQVFALNGEMGAGKTTFVKALCAAKGVEDTTGSPTFSIINEYRFKDGGSRERIIYHLDLYRLKSLQEAVEAGVEDCLYHPDAICFVEWPEMVAPLLPADTVHLFLSVTPDHKRKLIAGSANPGEFDLSLQ, encoded by the coding sequence ATGAGACTGACGTTTTCACATGCAGAGCTTGCCCAGACGGCGGAACGCTTCTGGGAAACATTCCCACGCCAGCAGGTATTTGCCCTTAACGGAGAAATGGGCGCGGGAAAGACCACTTTCGTAAAAGCTTTATGCGCAGCCAAAGGGGTGGAAGATACCACCGGCAGCCCTACTTTTTCTATCATTAATGAATACCGTTTTAAAGATGGGGGCTCCCGGGAAAGGATCATTTATCACCTGGACCTCTACCGGCTAAAAAGCCTGCAAGAGGCTGTGGAGGCTGGCGTAGAAGATTGCCTTTATCATCCGGATGCCATTTGTTTTGTAGAATGGCCGGAGATGGTAGCCCCTCTTTTACCTGCAGACACGGTACACCTCTTCCTATCGGTTACACCTGACCATAAGCGGAAACTCATTGCCGGTTCTGCCAACCCGGGTGAATTTGATCTATCCCTTCAATAA
- a CDS encoding alanine dehydrogenase, producing the protein MEQRQKPVVSAGFTYSPLEETLDYPQKNSRLFIGIPKEISFQESRIALTPDAVSILSNNGHHIVVEHKAGDGSHFYDTDYSEAGAEIVYDKKEVFKADIIVKSAPLNDEEIELLHPHQIVISPIHLSMLKVEQLQQMMNKRITLLSFENLKDDSGTYPIVRAMSEIAGGAVMLIAGQYLSNSNKGKGILLGGITGIPPTKVVIIGAGIVGEFAARTALALGSSVKVFDNNIYKLKRLQNNIGVRIFTSVIQPRALAEQLRNADVAVGALSSQSGRTPIVVSESMVSNMKAGAVIVDVSIDRGGCFETSEVTTHENPIFKKYDVIHYCVPNIPSGFAGTASQAISNVLMPLLLEAAEDGGFENLVWIKRGVRNGIYLYKGALTNYHLSEKFKLKYTDLELLLAVKG; encoded by the coding sequence ATGGAGCAAAGGCAAAAACCTGTTGTGAGTGCCGGTTTTACTTATTCACCACTGGAAGAAACGCTGGATTATCCACAAAAAAATTCCCGTTTATTCATCGGAATTCCAAAGGAAATTTCTTTCCAGGAAAGCCGGATAGCCCTCACACCGGATGCCGTGAGCATACTTAGCAATAACGGCCATCACATTGTGGTAGAGCATAAAGCGGGGGATGGTTCCCACTTTTACGATACAGACTATTCGGAAGCAGGTGCGGAAATAGTGTATGATAAAAAAGAAGTGTTCAAAGCGGATATCATCGTTAAATCAGCCCCGCTGAATGATGAAGAGATAGAACTGCTACACCCTCACCAGATCGTTATTTCCCCCATCCATCTCTCCATGCTCAAAGTAGAGCAGTTGCAGCAGATGATGAATAAAAGGATCACCCTGCTTTCCTTCGAGAACCTGAAAGACGATTCAGGCACTTACCCCATTGTACGGGCCATGAGTGAAATTGCAGGAGGCGCTGTGATGCTCATCGCAGGCCAGTACCTCAGCAATAGTAATAAAGGCAAAGGCATCCTGCTGGGTGGTATCACCGGTATCCCTCCTACCAAAGTAGTGATCATAGGTGCAGGCATTGTTGGGGAGTTTGCTGCCCGCACGGCATTAGCCCTTGGTTCTTCCGTAAAGGTGTTCGACAATAACATCTATAAACTGAAAAGGCTGCAGAACAACATAGGGGTGCGGATCTTCACTTCCGTGATCCAGCCCCGTGCACTGGCAGAACAATTGCGCAATGCAGATGTAGCCGTGGGAGCCCTTTCTTCCCAAAGCGGGCGTACCCCCATTGTAGTAAGTGAATCCATGGTGAGCAATATGAAAGCCGGTGCCGTGATTGTAGATGTAAGTATTGACCGGGGGGGCTGCTTTGAAACCTCTGAGGTAACCACCCACGAAAATCCCATTTTCAAGAAATACGATGTGATCCACTATTGCGTGCCCAATATCCCTTCCGGATTTGCAGGTACCGCTTCCCAGGCCATCAGTAATGTACTGATGCCTTTGCTGCTGGAAGCTGCAGAGGATGGCGGATTTGAAAACCTGGTATGGATCAAGAGAGGTGTACGCAACGGTATCTATCTCTATAAAGGAGCGCTCACTAATTATCACCTGAGCGAGAAATTCAAACTGAAGTATACAGACCTGGAACTGCTGCTGGCTGTAAAAGGTTAG
- a CDS encoding DUF3098 domain-containing protein encodes MSKEIKHTTEERSLFGKSNYQLMLAGVVLIVIGFLLMMGGGGDDPTRFDPKEVYSFRRITLAPIVILLGLVVEIFAIMRKPKQ; translated from the coding sequence ATGTCTAAAGAAATTAAACACACAACAGAAGAACGCAGCCTTTTCGGCAAAAGCAATTATCAGCTGATGCTGGCAGGGGTGGTACTGATCGTGATCGGTTTCCTGTTGATGATGGGCGGCGGCGGAGATGATCCCACCCGTTTTGATCCTAAGGAAGTATACAGCTTCCGCCGTATTACCCTGGCTCCCATCGTAATCCTGCTGGGCCTGGTGGTAGAGATCTTTGCCATCATGCGCAAGCCAAAACAATAA